A stretch of DNA from Lysinibacillus sp. B2A1:
AAAACAATATGGTCGATTAGATGGATTGGTAAACAATGCAGGTATTATGGAAGAAGGTTTACTAGGAATGCTAAAGACTAATATCATCCAGAATATGATGCAGGTTAATGTCACATCTGTTATACTTCAAATACAGTATGCAGCTAAGTTGATGATGAAAAATGAGTCAAGTGCCATAGTCAATGTGAGCTCAATTATCGGAATGAATGGTGCTGCTGGTAGTGTAGCTTATTCAGCCAGTAAAGCAGCGATTGTTGGTTTAACTAAATCTGCTGCAAAGGAATTGGCAGCTAGTAATATCCGTGTCAATGCTGTTTCCCCAGGCTTTATTGAAACAAGTTTGACTGCTCATTATAAAGGTGAACGCAAAGAGAAGGTACTTAATAATATAAAGATGAACCGATTTGGACAGGCTGATGAGGTTGCAAATGTAATTTTATTTTTATTATCCGGATTGTCTTCTTATGTGACAGGACAAACGATTGGAGTAGATGGAGGCATGGTAATTTGACCATGCCTTCTTAGTTAGTCTATCATCTATGTTAACCATGTTTTATACCTGAATTTAAAAACAAAATAAATAAAGTCATTATCATTCACTAGCGTCGCATTAAAATAATTCAACGTTTCCATTAAGCCTGAATTTTCTGTAATTCAATCCTGACATAAAAAAATCCTTTATAATGGTTGGGCGGTAGTAAACCATCCAAATCCAAAATAAAGGACATACGCATGGACAAGTCTACACGAAAAACATCATTTGAACAATGGGTTTTACCGATTTCTACCACACAAATGGAGAAATTAATTGAATCCTATCAATTAAATTACTATACAAAGAAGCTTTACATCACTTCATTCTTGAGATTATTACTGTTTGCACAGCTAAATGAAACGGAAAGCCTACGTGCCCTCAGTGACACGTTATTTTCAGACGACTTACAAAAAGCAAAGAATTTAGCATCCAGCAGCTTTTCACAGCTAGGACGTCGGTTAAACCAAGTGCCAACTGAGTTTTTTTAACAGATTTTTCTAAACTTAGTCGCACAAATTCATACGAAATCAAATTTTGAGCAACGCCAAAAAACAACGACACCACTGAAAATAATTGATTCTAGCACATTACCACTGAATCTAAATAATCATCAGTGGGCTGAATTCCGCAAAACAAAATCTGGTGTGAAGCTGCATTTACGCCTTGTCTACTTAGAAAACGGCTATTCTTACCCAGATAAAGCTGTACTGACAAATGCGAAAGAACATGATCGTGGCCAGCTAGAAGTGCTGGTCGATGAAAAAGAATGCATGTACGTCTTTGACTGTGGTTACTTGGATTATGAGTGCTTCGATTGCATGACAGATGACAGATTTTTCTTTGTCTCACGTCTGCGTAAAAATGCGGTGGTACGTGTACCTGAGCCATTTGAGCTGCCTACAGATTCTATAGTGTCATCCGATGAAATGATTGTGATTGGCACGACGCAAAATCGTGCTGAAAATCTGTTCCGTCTTATCAAAGTGTTGGATACGAAAGGTAAGGAGCTGCATCTCATCACCAATCGTTTTGATATAAGCGCTGACGAAATTGCGGAGCTGTATAAATCGCGCTGGGCAATTGAGTTATTTTTCAAATGGATGAAGCAGCACTTGAACATCAAGAAATTTTACGGGCAAAGCTAGCAAGCTGTGCATAACCAAGTGTACATCGCCATGATTGTCTACTGCTTAAATGTGATAGCTCAGCTGAATACGAATAGCAACCGAATGTATTTACAAATTAGTCGATGGTTAAAAGCCGCCCCGTGGAAACTCGCACATATTTGGATTCAAAAAATCGAAGGAAAAGCGATTCCATAAAGGTTTTCACATTTCTGTCGCCCTGCCAAAGGATATAGTAAAAAATGGATGATTACTACCTCAGCTTAAGTGTCTTCGTTTTTATTATTAAAAGACAGGAACGAAAAACAGAAAATTCAGTTAAAATTAATGCGACGGTAGTGATTATCATTGCTTTAAAATAACTCAATAAAAAGAATATAACATATGATTGGGTTTGGTAAACTAATTCGAAATAAAGAAAATTTAAGTAAATATTTTTACAAATGAAGCTTAATTGAACAATGATTTTCATTAAATTCCATAATTTAATCAAGGAACAGATCAAAACACTTCAATTAGCTGATATCTGTCAGCTTTATAAGCAACTTTATGAAAATTATATATCAATCCAAAACAGCACAAGAAATAACAAACTTTAGTGTTTTCGTATTTACTAAAGGAAGGGTAGTGAACCTGAATTTTTATATGCGTAGATAATGAATTAAATTGACTTAAAAACAAACATTGACAGCGAATAATACAATTTTATAACTTTCTCAAATTTTCTTGATTTTTCTAGTATAGAATGGTAACATTTCGTAATTTAGTGTCTACGCTTTCTAAAATATGAGGATAACTGCAATAATAATTTTCCATTGGAAGATTGCTATTATGGAAGTAATAATGACAAACGGCTTCCCTTGTGCGTAAAATAGGCTACGCTGTTCATCCAGTTAAAGAGATCCAAATGCATGCAAAAGTAGTTGGATTATATAGTAGGGGAAACAGCTTCAATAATGGCTAATTTTAGAGAGAATCTAGTGTGTTTTATAGTAAAAACACTTTAGAAGTCACATCTGATAAAAAAATTTTTTCTATTACTAAAAATGTTGCTAGGAATAAAAAAACTTATTTATTAGTATAGAATCCATGCTAACTTAATAAAAATTAAGATATTTTTAAGGTACAGAGCGAGACTGGATGCTTTGACTAAACTAAATTTATTGGTAGAGATAAGAAAAGAAACTATTTAATTTAATTTAATTTCGCTAATTAGGCTTCGGCCCTGAAAAAATTAAACGATGAAAAAGTTTGTAATAAAACTAAAACTTTCTATGGTAAATTATAAACTTGCTATATTAATATAAATAACGAGTATGAGGGCGTGGGCAGGTACCATGCTTTTTTTCTTGAAAGGAGCAGGGGAATGAGCTTTTTTAATGTGCAAAATGAAAGAATAGTTGTGATAACACATGAACGAAATTATACATTTCACGAAATTTCTCAATTTGAATTTTGTAGCACCCAAAAAGAATTAATTTTAATTTTATGTGAAAATACCATTGAAGTTTTATCATCGTATGTATCTGCAATGAACAGCGAACATGCAGTGATGTTGCTTGCTAAGGATATTAATCAGAAATTACTTTTTGATATTGTAGAAAAATATCGGCCAAAATGGATTGTTGGCTTGAATAGCTATGAAGGTTATGAAATAGACCAAAATCGATTAGTTATGACAAAAGATACCTCTACGACCATTCATCCTGACCTAGCTGTTTTACTTAGTACTTCTGGAACAACAGGTAGTCAGAAGTTTGTACGATTATCATATAAAAATATTCGTGCCAATGCTGAATCCATTATCAACTATTTAGAAATTACTGACGGTGAACGAGCAATTATGAATTTACCACTTTCTTATTCTTATGGGATGTCGATTGTCAATAGTTACATTTTAGCAGGGGCTTCCATATTATTAACTGAAGAGAGTGTAATGGAGAAGTCATTCTGGAATTTTGTAAAAGAACATGAAGCAACGTCAATTGCTGGGGTTCCATTTACTTATCAAATGTTACAGCGAATTGGATTTACAAAGATGGAATTACCACATTTAAAAGTGATGACTCAGGCTGGTGGACATTTGAATGAAAAATTTGTAAGAGAATTTGCAATTTTTGCTGAGAAAAAAAATAAACGTTTTTATGTAATGTATGGGCAAACAGAAGCTGCTCCTCGAATGAGTTATATACCTTATAATCAAACACTAGAGAAGGCAGGAACGATAGGTATAGCTATACCTGGAGGAATACTATTGATTGATAAGGAATCAAATGAATTAATCTACAAAGGTGAAAATGTCATGTTGGGTTATGCCGAAAGACTAGATGATTTAGCAAAAGGGGATGAACTAGGGGGATTCTTCACACGGGGGATATAGCATCAGTGGATAAAGATGGGTACTTTACGATTACAGGTCGATTGAAACGCTTCATTAAACTATATGGATTACGTATTAATCTTGATGATGTGGAGAAGAAACTTGAAGCAATTTACAATATTCCTTTAGCTTGTACTGGTACTGACGATAAATTAATTGTGGCGATTGAACAAGTTGACTATTTGGAGCAGGTAAAAGAATCGATTGAGCATTTATATAAGCTTCACAAGACATCGTACAAAGTAAAGGTACTAAAGCAAATCCCACGCTTTGCAAATGGTAAAACTGATTATAGAACACTAAAGGAGAGATATTTATGACGGTTCCTTATCATTTATCACAAACACAAAAAGAACAACAATTATTAGTTAAATTAAATAATTTAACTATATGGCATATTAATGAATGTAAGGAATATAAAAGAATGCTTGAAAAAAGTAGTATAAGATATAAGGCTAGAACACTAGAGGAAGTACCTTTTTTACCAGTCCAATTATTTAAGCTAATGGATTTAAAATCAATTTTACAAGAGGAAGT
This window harbors:
- a CDS encoding 3-oxoacyl-ACP reductase; translation: MFKNKIILVTGASRGIGQATAVKLAENQAKLILHGRTKESLKSTIDLVQKFECEPFIVLYDMTDELAMKQAIIAIKKQYGRLDGLVNNAGIMEEGLLGMLKTNIIQNMMQVNVTSVILQIQYAAKLMMKNESSAIVNVSSIIGMNGAAGSVAYSASKAAIVGLTKSAAKELAASNIRVNAVSPGFIETSLTAHYKGERKEKVLNNIKMNRFGQADEVANVILFLLSGLSSYVTGQTIGVDGGMVI